aaaattattttttttcttgatttcaaattaatatttctttgataattttagattatcttaatgcacaaatttaaaaaaaaaatattattttaatatatttttagataataaatagtttaaaaaacaattaaagttatatttttaaacaggtCATAATGTGGTGTGGTCCAAAGCCGAGCTTGGAGTCCTTAAAGAGTGTTTGAATAGGAGgtaacttgtgtttttttgagtaaaaagcatgtttttatagCTTTTAAAGTTGTAATTtatgcttaaaaaatattatatctttgATAAAAAACCACCACAACCTATAAGccaaataaacttttaaacccGTAGTGGCGCAATGGACCCAGTCACATAAATGTTCTTAACATAATATCGTTGAAACCTAGCTAGTCCATCCAAAATAAGCCAGCTTGGAACACCCAACAATGCTGGGCACTTTTACAATTATTACCATGCAggaaaatgatataattataatttttttttttaattttttttattataccaGCACTGTAACGGtggtaaaattgtaattttaattctttaatttattttagaaaacaagttttttcttatattttttttcctttttatacttgttatttttataattttacactTGGCTTGTTTAttactatttagttttttatctctatttttttaatatttttttatttatatcttttttaaaaaaaaatgttatttcttatttcttatcctttgaatatttatcacttTACACCTAGtctatttatactattttttttgttcttatctttattcttttgtaatttatCTTCTTTACactttttctcaaaaaattattatacaagtGCTAATAAAATAGTATTTCATTGTAGTAATTACAACATTATTACTTTCTTCAGCCATGTAGGAATTTAGcttaagattttatatatttttatcaatatatatgatttttactCTATTTTATTGTATCTCATCaagaacttttttattttaggttatATTTGTTGCGTtatgtcaaaaaatatattaataacatttatacattaatttttttgcattagaaaaaaaatttattcaaccTACATAAAGATAAATTGAATACATaagttaaaactttgtttttttgcatatataattcttgatacatttaattaaatgcatgtataaatattttgatttattattaaaacacatttcaaaaactttcacatttttatatatatatatatatatatatatatatatttgataaaatacgGTCAAATAACTAATATTTACTTGTGCAAAGACAAGATACAGCGATCCTGAAATGTACAATACTATAACTCGGCAGAAGCAAGCAAACACATGACAGCTACCTGGAACTTACTCTCGACTGTCCTCATGGCCCATTAAatcaagtaaataataaaatttttaaataaatttttaaattggatGTACAACGATATATATCTCTTCTGTCTTTCTTGTTCCAagattataattattgaattataaaaaaaaaacaaaaatgtattttttttacatgtaatcatggattataataattattgtttaataGACTCCATAGAagctaaaattaagttaaattatacTAATTGAATGTAGATTGATTTAAGATCacaagataagaaaaataaaattgtattccATTCAAGGATCGAAGAATGAAAACTCCGAAGGCGGGTAAATCAGATTCTAGTATGAAGCTTATCAGAAACAACAAGTGGATTTTGCTTGGCCAAAATATGTCGATCAAGAGTCTTGAAATCAAAGCTGCAAGAGTGCTCCTTGGCGTGTCGATGAGCCCCACAGAAGGTCTTCTCGCAGCGGCACTTGAACCCCAGCAATCCAACTTTCTTGTTTCAGCATTCGCATCTATTAATCCTTACTGTTGAAGAGGatgtggcggcggcggcggcggaaCTTGAAGTTGTTTCATCAGTTAAAACAGCTGGGCTCTTATCATTAGCAGCAGATGGGGTATTGATCACAAGTTGAGAGAGTTTCTAGGCAATCTCAGCAGCAACGGACTCTTCTTCTTTGACAGTCTCTGTAACACTCTGAACACAAATTCTTCTTCTCTGGAGAGCCAAAGAACCCACAACCCTTAGCACACAAAGGAGGATTCAAATTGCTTTGTGAATCCATCAATTCTTTCTtggtaattaaattatattatgcaaaaaaatctcaagaattTCTTGCTCTATAGCTCCTGGATTGTGTTATTGTTGCAAGCTGAATTCTGAGGGAACCGATGGGAAGGGAGTTAAATGGCGTTGCTAGAATAGTTGGTGTATTTCCAGTTAGCATGAAGGCATTTTCCAGTGAATCAGAGAATAGAAgaatttgagagagagaaggcTGAGAGGAGGATAGAACACGTTGATTGTATATTACTTTCTTGTTGTGTTCGTTACATGCACTTTTACAGATATAGGAATTAATTCGAAATCTAGAATGCCACATGAGGCTTGTTATGAATTAACAACTAACAATTTGTTAACAGAAGAATAACCAAATGAAAAACAGAATTGAAATAACTGAATGAAAGCCGTTAGTTGATATTTGTCCTTCGTGCCACCTCAGCCTGAGTTTATTTAAACGGTGCGTATAAGCTGGGAAGTTGTTCAAGACGACACCGTAGCTTCAtccatcttttaatttgaaagtCTTCATATTCTTCGCGCCACTGTTCGTCCCGCTTCATAACAATATTCCCCCCTTAAAAATGTTCCTTGTCCTCAAGGGAAAATTGTGGATACCTCAGACGAAGATCCTCAGCAAATTCCCAGGTGGCCTCAGATGGGGAGAGGGTCTTCCAGTGAATCAAAACCTGAGTGGCTGCTTGCCTGTGATGTTGAACCATTCTTCTGTCGAGAATGGCTTGGGGTTGCAGTGCAGGTTCTTTGGGTAAGGTAGGTAACTGGTCATGGACGATTTTGTGTCCCACATGTTGCTTTAATTGAGACACATGAAAGACGGGGTGTATTGCACTGGAACTGGGAAGTTGTAACCGATATGCTACGGCTCCTATGCATGCTGTAACTTGATAAGGGCCATAATATTTAGCTGCTAGTTTGTGTGAGGCTCGCCTACTTACGGTGTGTTGTCTGTAGGGCTGCAACTTGAGATAAACCCAATCTCCCACGATGAAGGTGCGTTCACTACGCTTTTTGTTAGCCAGTTGGACCATGCGGTGTTGAGCTAGCTGTAGGTTAGCTTTAATAGAGTTGAGCATATCTTCACGCAGAGTCAACTGTTGATCGACAGCTTCGATACTGGAGTCCTTAGGGAAGTAAGGTATGTGGACTGGAGGGATGTGGCCATATAAAACTTCATACGGCGTGGCTTTGAGGGAGGAATGGAAGTTGGTATTGTACCACCATTCAGCCAAAGGAAGCCATTTACCCCATTGATCCGGAGTCTTGTTAGTCATGCATCTGAGATACTGCTCTAAGCAACGATTCACTACTTCGGTTTGGCCGTCGGTCTGAGGATGGTATGCAGTAGAATGTAACAGTTGAACCCCTTGATAGTTGAAGAGATCCTTCCAGAATCTGCTTAGGAACACCGGATCTCGGTCACTGACTATAGAAGCTGGTAATCCGTGAAGCTTGTAAACGTTGTTCATGAAGGCATCTGCAACTGAGGCTGCAGTATAAGGGTGTGATAGGCCAATGAAATGTGCGTATTTGCTGAACCTATCGACTACGACTAGCACCACATTTTTCCCTTTTGAATTTGGCAGCCCTTCGATGAAGTCCATACTGATGTCTACAAATGGTGCCAGGGGTATAGGGAGAGGCTGAAGTAAGCCAGGAGTGAGGACATTCTCAGTTTTGTTTTTCTGGCAAACGTGACACTCCCTTACATATGCCCGCACATGCCTCTGTTGTTTTCTCCAATAGAACAGTGATCCTACTCTTTTAGCCGTGGCAGTGATGCCCGAGTGCCCTCCCAATGCAGAATCATGATAGAGTGAAATGAGTTGTCTTTGTAAGTCTGTATTATTGCCCACCACTAGTTTCCCCTTCCTGTATAGATGTGCATTCGTCCATGCAAAGAATGGATGTGAATTAGGATTTTGTTGCAGCTGAGTAATAATCCTTGCTAGATTGATATCTGTCGTCCAAGAGGCCTGAACAGCTTCTAGTAAATTGGTCGAGATGGTGGAGAGGGTGAGTGAGAAGACTTCACTACTGGAGCATCTAGATAAAGCATCAGCAGCAATATTTTCCTTCCCCTTTCGGTACTCTATATCATAATCAAAGCCTAAGAGTTTGGTGAGCCATAAGTGTTGAGATGGATAGGATACCTTTTGAGCCAACATGTATTTGAGACTGACATGATCAGTCCTGATCGTGAAATGCCTGCCCCAAAGGTAATGTCTCCATTTGGTGACTGCCTGCAAGATAGCTAGCATTTCGCGTTCATAGGTTGATAGAGCTTGTTGTCGGGGTCCCAGAGCCTTGCTGATGAACGCGATAGGATGCCCTGCCTGCATAAGAACAGCCCCTAGACCTGAGCCTGATGCATCTGTTTCAACTACAAAAGGTTGGCTAAGATCGGGCAGGGAAAGAACTGGAGGTTGAATCATAGCCTGTTTTAAAGTTTGGAACGCTGTCAGCGCCTCTTCCTGCCAGATGAAGGCATCTTTCTTGAGTAATTGAGTGAGAGGCTTGCTGATGGAGCCATAATTTTTGACAAACCTGCGATAGTACCCTGTAAGACCCAAAAACCCCCTTAGTTGCTTGACATTTTGTGGTTCTGGCCAATCTCTCACAGCCTGAATTTTTCTAGGATCCGTGGCTACTCCCTCTTTAGAAATGACATGCCCCAAATACTCAACTTGAGGAATTCCAAAGGCACACTTGCTGCGTTTGGCTACCAGCTGGTGTTCTTGAAGTAACTTGAATACAATCTGTAAATGCTGCAGGTGATCTGCCATGGATTGACTGTAGATGAGAATATCATCAAAGAAGACCAGCACAAATTTCCTGAGATGCTTGCGGAAGACATCATTCATCAAGCTTTGGAAGGTGGCAGGGGCGTTGGTGAGGCCAAATGGCATGACTAAGAACTCATAGTGACCACTATGCGTCCGAAAAGCTGTCTTGAAGATATCCCCAGAAGCCATGCGAATCTGGTGATAACCAGAACGTAAGTCTACCTTGGAGAACACTGTTGCTCCCACTAGTTCTTCTAACAATTCATCTACTATAGGAATTGGAAATTTATCCTTGATGGTGAGCTGATTGAGAGCCCTGTAGTCGACACAAAACCGCCAGGATCCATCCTTCTTTTTCACTAACACCACAGGAGATGCATATGGACTGTTACTTTGCTGGATAATTCTAGAGGCAAGCATCTCCTCCACCATTTTCTCAAGTATATCTTTTTGCATTCCAGAATATCTGTAGGGTCTGAGGTTGATTGCTTGAGCTCCCTCCTTCATAGGGATAGAGTGATCGTGGTATCTGATTGGAGGTAGGCCTTCAGGTGCGTTGAATAGCTCCTTGAAAGATTCTAGCAATGTGTTCAAGCCATACTGTTCCTGTTGTTCCTGTGTAGTTGCAGGTAGCATAGAATGTACCTTGTCGTTGTTGTCCTCCTCAAGATTGATTATACTGCATAGATTCATCCCTGTTAACTGCATAGGATTAAGCATCAAACTGTTAAGCTGTGCCAGCTCAATAGCCTGGACTTTGCTGCAGTCAGTGCCCCTCAGCACTACATTCTGATTCTGCCAAATGAAGGACATCCAGAGATCTTTATAGTTGGAAATGATATTTCCAAGGGTTGCAAGCCATTGAATACCCAGAACCATGTCACAGTTGATTAAATCAACAATGAAGACATCTGTCTCGAAATTAACCCCTTGCATTCTCCACCTGAAATTCCTGCACATAGCTGAGCAGTGCATAGTACCTCCATTTGCTGTTTCGACCACCAGAGTCCTGATGGGTGTAGCCAAGCATTGTAGTTTGTTGGCAGTTGCACTGCTGAGGAAGTTATGGGTGCTGCCTGAGTCGATTAATATATACACAGAATGGTGATCAACCTTGCCAGTTACTCTTAAGGTGTGACAACCTCTTGTGCCCTCCAGCGCATTAAGAGAAATGTGAGGAATAAGTGACTCCGGTTCCTCAACATTGATTTCCCCTTCTCGGTCCATATtgtcttcatcatcttcaactaTGCATAAGGAGTAtaaccttttgtttttgcatctgTGTCCTGGGGTAAAACGCTCATCACACCAAAAACATAACCCCTTGGCTCTTCGTTCTTCCAAATCTCTGGGTCTTATGGCTCTGGTAGGTTTTTGTGAGAAGTGTGAAGAGTGACCAGTTGGGGTAGGCAGTATGCCACCTTGCTGTGGTTTGAATGTGTTGTGGTTTGGTGTTACTGGTGGCCTTGAATAGGGCAGGGGTGGGCTTGGTTTAAAAGGAGTAGCATTAGATAAAACTGGGGAGGTGTATTGATGTTGTGTAGGTATTGATCTTCTATAGGCAAGGGTGTTCTCTTGCAACCTGGCAAGGTTATAGGCTTGTTTTAGTGCCTTGGGATCAAACATTTTCACTGGATTCTTGATCTCTATCTCTAACCCTCCAATGAAGAATACCATTGCTTGTTTTTCACTGATGTCTGCCTTGTTCCACAGGATATCGAAGTCTTGAATATAGGCGTCCAAGTTGCCTGTCTGCCTTAATTCCATCAGTTCTTCAAGCGGGTTTTGTTGACATCCAAATCTGCCACACAATGCTTCAGTGTATTCCTCCCATGTAGCCTCCTGACCTCCTAGGCTTCGTGTAAAATTTTGATGCCAGTATAGAGCCATACCATCCAAGTAGAATGAAGCAAGCTTAACCTTCTCTGCTCCTTTGATTTCTTCCATATCAAAATACTGATTGCATTTATACAACCATTTGTGAACATCTTCTCCTTCAAAACATGGAAAATCTCTGCGAGGCTTGTGTGTCTTATAAGATGAGTGTCCTTCTGCACCAAAACTGGTTGGTTTAGAAGAAGAGCCTCCCATACGTGAGTCTTGATGGCCTTTTGCAGGACCCTGCTCCATGGTAGCTGTCTGCATTTTTTGTAGAAGAGTAGTCTGTTGATAGGCTAATCCGCTGATGAGCTCTTTAAGTTCCTCAATCTTAGTATCTTGAGTCAATTTGGTTGTCTGTGCTTGTTGGCCATAGGTTTCCAACAGAGTCAAAACCTGCTCATGACGCATCATTTGTTCCTTGTTTGCAACTTCAAAGGATTCCTCCAACTTTTTAAGATCGTGAGACCTCGTGTCTGGTGGCATTCTAGAGGTCTGAAGATCagaagctctgataccacttgttgCAAGCTGAATTCTGAGGGAACCGATGGGAAGGGAGTTAAATGGCGTTGCTAGAATAGTTGGTGTATTTCCAGTTAGCATGAAGGCATTTTCCAGTGAATCAGAGAATAGAAgaatttgagagagagaaggcTGAGAGGAGGATAGAACACGTTGATTGTATATTACTTTCTTGTTGTGTTCGTTACATGCACTTTTACAGATATAGGAATTAATTCGAAATCTAGAATGCCACATGAGGCTTGTTATGAATTAACAACTAACAATTTGTTAACAGAAGAATAACCAAATGAAAAACAGAATTGAAATAACTGAATGAAAGCCGTTAGTTGATATTTGTCCTTCGTGCCACCTCAGCCTGAGTTTATTTAAACGGTGCGTATAAGCTGGGAAGTTGTTCAAGACGACACCGTAGCTTCAtccatcttttaatttgaaagtCTTCATATTCTTCGCGCCACTGTTCGTCCCGCTTCATAACAGTTATATATACAGGtaagatttttcaattattacgTGCATTAATCCCTTCGGATTTACAAGTCAATATCTAGCAATGATCCTTTCGCTATGCGGATTAACTTGTTGCTTGCAAACAGTACTGTTGCTTCAGGTTGTGTAATTTTACGTCTactatcataaattaaaaaataatgatagagAAATTGCAAAACTGCAATTATcgtcatttaaaatatttataaaaaaaattacaaaaataaaaataaaaattgttttcaagATACTTATAATAGTACCTGATCTGAGATCGACTTGGCTCCGGACCTTAATTGCAAGTTAAGTGGAGTTTTgacttgaaagaaaagaaaaaaaatcgacataatatctttgataaaaataaaaataaaaattggattttCACTGCTTGATTCAGACAAGGCTCCGAATTAATGGGCCAATAGATTAACCTATTGGGCTAGGGCGgttcttataattattatgatgGTTCAAGGggttaaaaattaaaccaaaactcAGCCTCCCAAAATGTCGAGTCTTCACGGTTTGTTTCTGTGATTGAGCTGTGTTTTGAAagcaaattgatttttttttttatttttttaaatttttttaaattttttgaatgtgatagtattaaaaattaatttttaaaaataaaaaatattattttaatatattttttaaaaaatacacttaaaaaaataattaccgtTACAAATCCTAAAATGAAGAAGCAAACATTatcctttcatttaaaaaacaggTAATCCTATACGTACCATGCATGTTCCAGTCTTGAGTCtcctaaaaaacaaagaagataatTCTGGGACATATAATCCCTAACTAGCACCAGATTCTCAATTGGGTCCctgaaaaaatctcaatttggtcctcatctATTGAACATCACCTAATTAACCCGTCTTAAAACATTTCTCCTTTTAAATCATAACAAACGAGGACCTAGTTGACTAAAAacgattttgtttttgtcaagtTACACTCATTCTTATTTTCAACTGAAGCATAATTAGTTTAACTGAgtaatttgattcaatttagCAGTAGAGAGGTCATTATTGATAAGAGAGTGGTGGCACATGAATGGCAACAACCCAACAAGTTGGTGGCGGAGTTGGAAGTTTGCTCTTGCGAGATTTCATAAACTATTAATTACTTCGAAGATGATACCATGTCGaagcttttattttcaaaatcaaagaaaagataatgatACAAACAACAAGTATTACTTTCTTGAATTCATAAAGAAGACAGATGCAAGAACACCTGATCATTCAAATTCTGGAACCATGTTTATCACCTGCAACAAGCGGATTTTGCTTGGCCAAATTTTGTTGATCAAGAGAGTCTTGAAATCAAAAGTACAAGAGTGCTCCTTAGGATATCGATGAACCCCACAGAAGGTGCTCCCACAGTGGCACTCGAACCCCATCAAACCAACTTTCTTGTTGCAGCATTCACATCCATTCTTCACTTTTGAAGTGGATGCAACAGCAGTAGCTGTTGAAGTTGTTTCATCAGTAACAACATCTGGGTTATTATCATCAAAAGATGGGGTGACTACGATAGATGTCCACTTCTTGCTTCTCTTCCACTGTCATTTACACCTAAAACCATATTTAGATATTAGACCACTGATAGTGATAAACAACTAGAAGTCAGAAGAGCAAATATACTTAAAATCGTCTCTTTCTGAGGTATCATTGAATAAACAAAAGGTTACATTTTTTAGTAATCTGCTGTTttcaacaaaagattaaaacTTTACTCTTTCCTGTTTGCGAGTGTGGCTGAGATTTATGGATAAGAATGCTTTTGGATGCTTCATCTTTGGAGCTAGCATCAATATGATTGGAGGGCTGCAGAGGAAGATGCGCCAACCCAGACTGAAACTAGTATATGGCATCTATCACTCATAACCACACTGAGTTCTGTTCTTTGATCAGCCCTTTTCAAATCGTTTTAGCTTCCCACTTCCAGACAAATATGTAAACAATTCACAGCATTCGGAATGAAACCAAATCCTGAAAATTGCTAGAACTCCCAAGacatcaaatttgaattttttgttaactTGCTTGCTCCGCCATTGAAAGAGGTGATTGGGATACATGCTTTTGCCATCAACAAtccataaaacaaaattgagtGCAAAAAATTGTGTCTTCCAACCAGGAGATTTACAAGTTTCTGCCACGTTACGGATCAGTTCCATGACTGTAGGAATATCTTCTAGAGCCAAAGTAGTGAAACTACACCGGAACCATCCCAGTTCTATGCAGTGACCTGCTGATCCAGGGGTTACATTGACCTTAGCAATATTCAAAAGCTTATACCATAGCTTATACCATTGTATGAATAAATAACCCCAACCCTAAACCCTGGAAGAGAGGTCTTTTGACAACCCGTAGACTATGTGAACCCTGTTCTTATCAAATTCTTCTTCCTCAAAAATTTCTGCCATGCTCACAAACCCCTCGCCTCCATCCACAGACCCGGTGAATATTTCATCAGAGATGATGTGGATGCTCTTCTATCAGGCAAAGTCTAATATATTATAGAGGGTTTCCCGTGGTGGAAGTATATTAAGGGGTTTGAAATCAGAATCCCACGAGCTTTTACTCCTCGTTTTCTAGCTTGATTGTATGCCTGTTCAAGAGAAGTAAGACTTGATAAGAAGTTGTCAGAACTGCGGCAGCGAGCAGGAATTAACTCCACTCCAGTTCGCCATCTCACATCTCTGTCAAATCTGCATATTGTTCTTCTGATGAACTCCGAGAGCACATTTCCATACAAAAACTCTTACAAACTACAACTTGCTTCTCACTTGGCGACTAAAAGTCAAAATTTGTACTCAAAGCTATAGAATTGCCCAGGATAATATGGTGTCAGATTAAGAAATCCACTTCCATGGACTGCAAAGCAGAACATAGTATCTCAATTGCAGTAGCAGCACCTGCAATCAATACTATATGCGAGGGGTCAAAGGACACCACTTTTCCCATCACCCTAGAATATGAAACCTGCCATAGCCTGCAAACAACTAGCTGGTATAACAAACAACTAAAACCACATCAAAGACTCAATCCCAGTAGGACAGGCAGCAAGGTTGTTGGCAGTTCGGCAGTTGGTTTGTGGGAGGCAAGCCAAGGGAGTTGCGGCAGTTTGGGACAGTTAGTGGCAGTTTCTTGTGTGGGGGAGAAATGGCTAGAACAAAGGGACATATGTCTTTAGTATGtaaattgtaaatattattgTGTAGCATATACAATGCATTGTAGGCAATGCAAGTTCTGAGGGCAGAACATATGTGCACAGATccttttgaattaataaaagattGGGATTGATTTCTGTATTAACTTGTGTGATTGTTCTAATCATATTTATTAGTGTATTCCACTTGTTTATAACATTGAAATAGCGTGAGAAATCTCCCCTAGCCTCcactaaaacatgttttgttttatcaTGTGTCAGCCCAACACATTcgaggattaaaaaaaattatccatgtatatatattttgttttatctagtatttttttagtaaagatataatgataaaataatgatTCATCACTTACGTACCATTGTTAACAACAATAACCCATATATCCAAAACGGGCATTAAGCTTTCTGTAAGCTGGCGACATAGATAATTAAGAGCGGCAA
The genomic region above belongs to Populus alba chromosome 12, ASM523922v2, whole genome shotgun sequence and contains:
- the LOC140954329 gene encoding uncharacterized protein yields the protein MPYTSFSLGWRIFLCSPPIILMLAPKMKHPKAFLSINLSHTRKQERWKRSKKWTSIVVTPSFDDNNPDVVTDETTSTATAVASTSKVKNGCECCNKKVGLMGFECHCGSTFCGVHRYPKEHSCTFDFKTLLINKIWPSKIRLLQPSLSQILLFSDSLENAFMLTGNTPTILATPFNSLPIGSLRIQLATSGIRASDLQTSRMPPDTRSHDLKKLEESFEVANKEQMMRHEQVLTLLETYGQQAQTTKLTQDTKIEELKELISGLAYQQTTLLQKMQTATMEQGPAKGHQDSRMGGSSSKPTSFGAEGHSSYKTHKPRRDFPCFEGEDVHKWLYKCNQYFDMEEIKGAEKVKLASFYLDGMALYWHQNFTRSLGGQEATWEEYTEALCGRFGCQQNPLEELMELRQTGNLDAYIQDFDILWNKADISEKQAMVFFIGGLEIEIKNPVKMFDPKALKQAYNLARLQENTLAYRRSIPTQHQYTSPVLSNATPFKPSPPLPYSRPPVTPNHNTFKPQQGGILPTPTGHSSHFSQKPTRAIRPRDLEERRAKGLCFWCDERFTPGHRCKNKRLYSLCIVEDDEDNMDREGEINVEEPESLIPHISLNALEGTRGCHTLRVTGKVDHHSVYILIDSGSTHNFLSSATANKLQCLATPIRTLVVETANGGTMHCSAMCRNFRWRMQGVNFETDVFIVDLINCDMVLGIQWLATLGNIISNYKDLWMSFIWQNQNVVLRGTDCSKVQAIELAQLNSLMLNPMQLTGMNLCSIINLEEDNNDKVHSMLPATTQEQQEQYGLNTLLESFKELFNAPEGLPPIRYHDHSIPMKEGAQAINLRPYRYSGMQKDILEKMVEEMLASRIIQQSNSPYASPVVLVKKKDGSWRFCVDYRALNQLTIKDKFPIPIVDELLEELVGATVFSKVDLRSGYHQIRMASGDIFKTAFRTHSGHYEFLVMPFGLTNAPATFQSLMNDVFRKHLRKFVLVFFDDILIYSQSMADHLQHLQIVFKLLQEHQLVAKRSKCAFGIPQVEYLGHVISKEGVATDPRKIQAVRDWPEPQNVKQLRGFLGLTGYYRRFVKNYGSISKPLTQLLKKDAFIWQEEALTAFQTLKQAMIQPPVLSLPDLSQPFVVETDASGSGLGAVLMQAGHPIAFISKALGPRQQALSTYEREMLAILQAVTKWRHYLWGRHFTIRTDHVSLKYMLAQKVSYPSQHLWLTKLLGFDYDIEYRKGKENIAADALSRCSSSEVFSLTLSTISTNLLEAVQASWTTDINLARIITQLQQNPNSHPFFAWTNAHLYRKGKLVVGNNTDLQRQLISLYHDSALGGHSGITATAKRVGSLFYWRKQQRHVRAYVRECHVCQKNKTENVLTPGLLQPLPIPLAPFVDISMDFIEGLPNSKGKNVVLVVVDRFSKYAHFIGLSHPYTAASVADAFMNNVYKLHGLPASIVSDRDPVFLSRFWKDLFNYQGVQLLHSTAYHPQTDGQTEVVNRCLEQYLRCMTNKTPDQWGKWLPLAEWWYNTNFHSSLKATPYEVLYGHIPPVHIPYFPKDSSIEAVDQQLTLREDMLNSIKANLQLAQHRMVQLANKKRSERTFIVGDWVYLKLQPYRQHTVSRRASHKLAAKYYGPYQVTACIGAVAYRLQLPSSSAIHPVFHVSQLKQHVGHKIVHDQLPTLPKEPALQPQAILDRRMVQHHRQAATQVLIHWKTLSPSEATWEFAEDLRLRVVGSLALQRRRICVQSVTETVKEEESVAAEIA